The genomic stretch TCCGGCCCAGGGCGAAACCCGTGGCAACCTCGCGGCCGGCGGCCGTGGCGAAGCCCGTCCATTGACCGACAAGGATCGCTGGATCGCCGCTCAGGTCGGCCCGACCTTGCGCGCGAAGGGCCTGCTGTTCGTCGGCCTGGATGTGATTGGTGAACACCTGACCGAAATCAACGTCACCAGCCCGACCTGCATCCGCGAGATCGACAATGCGTTCGGCACCGACATCGGCGGCCTGCTGATGGATGCCATCGAGAAAAAGCTGCAAGCTTGATGTGTGTCACATGCAGCCTGTCGCTTGATGCTTGAAGCCCAAGGCGAGAAACCAACATTGCGTTATCATGCGCGGCCTGTGAAAAACGCGATGTTGGTTTTCTTGTCATGACACTTCCGTCCGATCTGCCCGCTGAACTCGCCCATAAAGGCGTGCGCCCGGTCGATCGCCTCGGATTTACCCTGTTTCTCGCGGCGCTGATCCATTTGGCGCTGCTGCTCGGCGTGGGTTTCACCATGGTCGAGCCCAAGCAGATCAGCAAAACCCTGGAAATCACCCTCGCCACCTTCAAGAGCGAAACCAAGCCCAAGAAGGCTGATTTCCTCGCCCAGGAAAACCAGGAAGGCAGCGGCACCCTCGACAAGAAGGCGATCCCCAAGACCACCGAGGTCGCGCCGTTCCAGGACAATCAGGTCAAGAAAGTCACTCCGCCGCCGGCCGCCAAGCCGGAAGTGCATGAAGCGGCGCCCAAGGCGGCCGTGACCACCGTCGCGCCGAAACCGAAAAAGGCACCGACCAAAAAAGAAGAAGCCAAGACCGAGACCAAACCGACGGTCGACGCCCCGACTTTCGACAGCTCGCAGCTCTCCAGCGACATCGCCAGCCTGGAAGCCGAACTGGCCAACGAACAACAGCTGTATGCCAAGCGCCCGCGCATCCACCGCCTGAGCGCGGCCTCGACCATGCGCGACAAGGGCGCCTGGTACAAGGACGAATGGCGCAAGAAGGTCGAGCGCATCGGCAACCTCAATTACCCCGACGAAGCCCGTCGCCAACAGATCTACGGCAATCTGCGCCTGATGGTGTCGATCAACCGCGACGGCTCGCTGTATGAAGTGCTGGTGCTGGAATCCTCCGGCCAGCCGCTGCTGGATCAGGCGGCGCAACGCATCGTCCGGCTGGCCGCGCCTTTCGCACCGTTTACCGGGGATCTGTCGGACATCGACCGACTGGAAATCATCCGCACCTGGAAATTCGCCCGGGGCGACCGGTTGTCCAGCAACTGAGCCGATCTTTTGACCGCTCCAGCTTGTCAGTTCGCCCCCCGAACGCCACACTACCGCACATGAAAAACGTCAGCCCCAGCTACCTCAAGCATCACTTCCTGATCGCCATGCCACACATGGCCGACCCGAACTTTGCCCACACCTTGACCTACATCGTCGAGCACACGGCCAATGGGGCCATGGGGCTGGTGGTCAACCGACCGCAAGAGCTGAATCTGGCCGACATCCTCGAGCAACTGCGCCCGGACATCGATCCGCCAGCGCTGTGCCAGCATGTACCGATCTTCATCGGCGGCCCGGTGCAGACCGATCGCGGTTTCGTGCTGCACCCGGCGGGCAAGACCTTCCAGGCGACCGTCGAACTGGAAGGCGAGCTGGCCCTGTCCACTTCCCAAGACGTGCTGTTCGCCATCGCTGACGGCGTAGGCCCGGCGAAAAGCCTGATCGCCCTCGGCTACGCCGGCTGGGAAGCCGGGCAACTGGAGGCTGAAATGGCCGACAACGCCTGGCTGACCTGCCCGTACGACGCCGACATCCTGTTCAACACCAGCAGCGAGCTGCGTCTGGAAGCGGCGGCCAAGCATTTGGGGATCAACCTCAATCTGCTGACCAGCCAGGCAGGGCACGCCTGATGGACCTGCGCCTGATCCTCGGCTTCGACTACGGCACCAAACAGATCGGCGTGGCGGTCGGCCAGGTGGTTACCGGCCAGGCCCGCGAGCTGTGCACCTTGAAGGCACAGAACGGTGTGCCGGACTGGAATCAGGTCGAAGCCCTGATAAAGGAATGGAAACCCGACGCCGTGGTGGTCGGCCTGCCGCTGAACATGGACGGCACGCCCAGCGAGATGTGCCTGCGCGCCGAGAAATTCGCCCGTCGCCTCAACGGCCGCTACAACCTGCCCTTCTATACCCACGACGAACGCCTGACGACCTTTGAAGCCAAAGGCGAGCGACTGGTGCGCGGCGGGCAGAAAGGCAGTTACCGCGACAACCCGGTGGACGCCATCGCCGCCGCCCTGCTGCTGCAAGGCTGGCTCGACGAAAACACCGCACTATTTGAATCCTGACAAGCGCTACGGCGCTTTTCTTTTGGTTACAACCCGAGCCTCGGTTCGTGAGAACCGGCTCGACCCCAAGAAGGAGCAACCATGAGCCTGCCCAATCCCGCCGATCTGATCAGCCAGATGGCGACCCGCCTCAAGGCGCACCTTGCCCAGCGTGATATCAGCGAGCCGCGTTACATCGGCATCCGCACCGGCGGCGTCTGGGTCGCCCAGGCCCTGCTCGAAGAGCTGGGCAGCGATGCGCCATTGGGCACGCTGGATGTTTCCTTCTATCGCGACGACTTCAGCCAGAACGGCCTGCACCCGCAAGTGCGCCCGTCCGCCCTGCCCTTCGAAATCGAAGGCCAGCATCTGGTACTGATCGACGACGTACTGATGAGCGGCCGCACCATCCGCGCCGCCATGAACGAACTGTTCGACTACGGCCGCCCGGCCAGCGTGACGCTGGTCTGCCTGCTGGACCTGGACGCCGGCGAACTGCCGATCCGCCCGAACGTGGTCGGCGCGACGCTGTCGCTTAGCCCCCACGAACGAGTGAAGCTGTCCGGCCCGGAACTGGCCCTCGAACTGCAAGACCTCGCCCTTTAATCCGCCCTATTGAGAGTCCCCTTCGCGATGACGCCTCTAGATACCAAGCGCCCGCTGCAGCTCAATGATCAGGGCCAGCTGCGCCACTTCCTCTCGCTCGACGGCCTGCGCCGCGAGTTGCTGACGGAAATCCTCGACACCGCCGACTCGTTCCTCGAAGTCGGTGCCCGGGCCGTGAAGAAGGTCCCGTTGCTGCGCGGCAAGACCGTGTGCAACGTGTTCTTCGAAAACTCCACCCGCACCCGCACCACCTTCGAACTGGCGGCCCAGCGGCTGTCGGCGGACGTCATCACCCTAAACGTGTCGACTTCGTCGGCCAGCAAGGGCGAAACCCTGCTCGACACCCTGCGCAACCTCGAAGCCATGGCCGCCGACATGTTCGTCGTACGCCACGGTGACTCGGGCGCTGCGCACTTCATCGCCGAGCATGTCTGCCCGCAAGTGGCGATCATCAACGGCGGCGACGGCCGTCACGCCCACCCGACCCAGGGCATGCTCGACATGCTGACCATCCGTCGGCACAAGGGCAGCTTCGAAAACCTTTCGGTGGCCATCGTCGGCGACATCCTGCACTCGCGGGTGGCGCGCTCGAACATGCTCGCCCTGAAGACCCTCGGTTGCCCGGACATCCGCGTGATCGCACCGAAAACCCTGCTGCCGATCGGCATCGAGCAATACGGCGTGAAGGTCTACACCGACATGACCGAAGGCCTGAAAGACGTCGACGTGGTGATCATGCTGCGCCTGCAGCGTGAGCGCATGACCGGCGGCCTGCTGCCGAGCGAAGGCGAGTTCTACCGCCTGTTCGGCCTGACCACCGCGCGCCTGGCCGGCGCCAAGCCCGATTGCATCGTCATGCACC from Pseudomonas allokribbensis encodes the following:
- a CDS encoding energy transducer TonB, which produces MTLPSDLPAELAHKGVRPVDRLGFTLFLAALIHLALLLGVGFTMVEPKQISKTLEITLATFKSETKPKKADFLAQENQEGSGTLDKKAIPKTTEVAPFQDNQVKKVTPPPAAKPEVHEAAPKAAVTTVAPKPKKAPTKKEEAKTETKPTVDAPTFDSSQLSSDIASLEAELANEQQLYAKRPRIHRLSAASTMRDKGAWYKDEWRKKVERIGNLNYPDEARRQQIYGNLRLMVSINRDGSLYEVLVLESSGQPLLDQAAQRIVRLAAPFAPFTGDLSDIDRLEIIRTWKFARGDRLSSN
- a CDS encoding YqgE/AlgH family protein; the protein is MKNVSPSYLKHHFLIAMPHMADPNFAHTLTYIVEHTANGAMGLVVNRPQELNLADILEQLRPDIDPPALCQHVPIFIGGPVQTDRGFVLHPAGKTFQATVELEGELALSTSQDVLFAIADGVGPAKSLIALGYAGWEAGQLEAEMADNAWLTCPYDADILFNTSSELRLEAAAKHLGINLNLLTSQAGHA
- the ruvX gene encoding Holliday junction resolvase RuvX, whose amino-acid sequence is MDLRLILGFDYGTKQIGVAVGQVVTGQARELCTLKAQNGVPDWNQVEALIKEWKPDAVVVGLPLNMDGTPSEMCLRAEKFARRLNGRYNLPFYTHDERLTTFEAKGERLVRGGQKGSYRDNPVDAIAAALLLQGWLDENTALFES
- the pyrR gene encoding bifunctional pyr operon transcriptional regulator/uracil phosphoribosyltransferase PyrR; translated protein: MSLPNPADLISQMATRLKAHLAQRDISEPRYIGIRTGGVWVAQALLEELGSDAPLGTLDVSFYRDDFSQNGLHPQVRPSALPFEIEGQHLVLIDDVLMSGRTIRAAMNELFDYGRPASVTLVCLLDLDAGELPIRPNVVGATLSLSPHERVKLSGPELALELQDLAL
- a CDS encoding aspartate carbamoyltransferase catalytic subunit; this translates as MTPLDTKRPLQLNDQGQLRHFLSLDGLRRELLTEILDTADSFLEVGARAVKKVPLLRGKTVCNVFFENSTRTRTTFELAAQRLSADVITLNVSTSSASKGETLLDTLRNLEAMAADMFVVRHGDSGAAHFIAEHVCPQVAIINGGDGRHAHPTQGMLDMLTIRRHKGSFENLSVAIVGDILHSRVARSNMLALKTLGCPDIRVIAPKTLLPIGIEQYGVKVYTDMTEGLKDVDVVIMLRLQRERMTGGLLPSEGEFYRLFGLTTARLAGAKPDCIVMHPGPINRGVEIESAVADGPHSVILNQVTYGIAIRMAVLSMAMSGQTAQRQFEQENAQ